Proteins from a single region of Nocardiopsis dassonvillei subsp. dassonvillei DSM 43111:
- a CDS encoding glycosyltransferase family 2 protein: protein MSREPHEYGQDEPAQAPPDTAGGDPPPPVDVVLPCLDEASALPWVIERVPPGWRAIVVDNGSTDGSAGIAAELGALVVSEPRRGFGAACHAGLSAATAEFVCFCDCDASLDPALLPQMVERVRVGGADLVLGRRRPVRRGVWPAHARIGNAVVARMLRSRTGVRVRDIGPMRAARRVDLLKLGMTDRRSGYPLETVVRAADAGWRVDEVDVPYLPRSGASKVTGTWRGTWTAVRDMTAVLREPPGPEGVRARGGRP, encoded by the coding sequence GTGAGCAGAGAACCACACGAGTACGGCCAGGACGAACCGGCGCAGGCGCCGCCCGACACGGCGGGCGGCGACCCGCCGCCACCGGTCGACGTGGTGCTGCCCTGTCTGGACGAGGCGTCCGCCCTGCCCTGGGTCATCGAACGCGTCCCACCGGGGTGGCGGGCGATCGTCGTGGACAACGGGTCCACGGACGGCTCGGCGGGCATCGCCGCGGAGCTGGGGGCCCTCGTCGTCTCCGAACCCCGCAGGGGGTTCGGCGCGGCGTGCCACGCGGGCCTGTCCGCCGCGACCGCCGAGTTCGTCTGCTTCTGCGACTGCGACGCCTCCCTGGACCCCGCCCTGCTCCCGCAGATGGTGGAACGGGTGCGGGTCGGCGGGGCGGACCTGGTCCTGGGCAGGCGGCGCCCCGTCCGCCGGGGGGTCTGGCCGGCGCACGCCAGGATCGGCAACGCCGTCGTCGCGCGGATGCTGCGTTCGCGGACCGGGGTGCGGGTGCGCGACATCGGCCCGATGCGCGCCGCCCGCAGGGTGGACCTGCTCAAGCTGGGGATGACCGACCGGCGCTCGGGCTACCCGTTGGAGACGGTCGTGCGCGCCGCCGACGCCGGGTGGCGGGTCGACGAGGTGGACGTCCCCTACCTGCCCAGGTCGGGGGCCTCCAAGGTGACGGGGACGTGGCGCGGCACGTGGACCGCCGTGCGCGACATGACGGCGGTGCTGCGCGAACCGCCGGGCCCGGAGGGCGTGCGCGCGAGGGGAGGGCGGCCATGA
- a CDS encoding TIGR04282 family arsenosugar biosynthesis glycosyltransferase, whose amino-acid sequence MTRAGDPDIPAGGTTLLVIAKEPVPGRVKTRLTPEYSPREAAAVAEAALADTLHTVRSLPASRRLLVLEGRPGPWLPPGFEVVPQSGGGLDERLAHAFARCSGPSLLIGMDTPQVTGELLGPALAPDAWERADAWFGPSEDGGFWALGLADPDPRLLRGVPMSTRHTGRFQRARLVDAGLRVRDLDVLTDVDTPRDAALVASLVPGSRFGRAVGLARAGCRR is encoded by the coding sequence ATGACCCGGGCCGGTGACCCCGACATCCCGGCAGGGGGGACCACCCTGCTGGTGATCGCCAAGGAACCCGTCCCCGGACGGGTCAAGACACGGCTGACCCCCGAGTACTCGCCGAGGGAGGCCGCCGCGGTCGCCGAGGCCGCCCTGGCCGACACCCTGCACACGGTGCGCTCGCTCCCCGCCAGCAGAAGGCTCCTGGTGCTGGAGGGACGGCCCGGACCCTGGCTCCCGCCGGGGTTCGAGGTGGTCCCGCAGTCGGGCGGCGGGCTCGACGAACGGCTCGCGCACGCCTTCGCCCGGTGCTCGGGCCCCTCCCTGCTGATCGGTATGGACACCCCCCAGGTGACCGGGGAGCTCCTGGGGCCCGCCCTGGCTCCGGACGCCTGGGAGCGCGCCGACGCGTGGTTCGGCCCGAGCGAGGACGGGGGCTTCTGGGCGCTCGGCCTGGCCGACCCCGACCCCCGCCTGCTGCGCGGCGTCCCGATGTCCACGCGGCACACCGGGCGGTTCCAACGCGCGCGACTGGTCGACGCGGGGCTGCGCGTACGCGACCTGGACGTGCTCACGGACGTGGACACGCCCCGCGACGCCGCGCTGGTGGCCTCGCTCGTCCCCGGCAGCCGCTTCGGCAGGGCGGTCGGGCTCGCCAGAGCGGGGTGTCGGCGGTGA
- a CDS encoding class I SAM-dependent methyltransferase yields MSATETGIDTRPAPWLCDPYSRALADGRGPLFLRRPDGWMLRLDVERWCAGTDAADESVLERCEGDTLDAGCGPGRMVVALAARGRRALGVDMNPVAVSRAVEAGGRAVCASVFDPLPGEGGWRTALLVDGNIGIGGAPGGLLARMREVVLPGGLLIVETAAHEVHECVTVQVTDGRGEPGPPFPWARIGPRALRWCARESGWEWSEAWQVRGRRFAALRAPRGNPAPGPVRPAVTA; encoded by the coding sequence GTGAGCGCGACCGAGACCGGGATCGACACGAGGCCGGCCCCGTGGCTGTGCGACCCCTACTCGCGGGCGCTCGCCGACGGCCGCGGCCCCCTCTTCCTGCGACGGCCCGACGGGTGGATGCTGCGCCTGGACGTCGAACGCTGGTGCGCGGGGACCGACGCCGCGGACGAGAGCGTGCTGGAGCGCTGCGAGGGCGACACGCTGGACGCCGGGTGCGGGCCCGGGCGCATGGTGGTCGCGCTCGCCGCCCGGGGCCGCCGGGCGCTGGGCGTGGACATGAACCCCGTGGCCGTGTCGCGCGCGGTCGAGGCGGGCGGCCGGGCGGTGTGCGCCTCGGTGTTCGACCCCCTGCCCGGCGAGGGGGGCTGGCGCACCGCGCTGCTGGTGGACGGCAACATCGGTATCGGCGGAGCCCCCGGGGGCCTGCTCGCCCGCATGCGTGAGGTCGTGCTGCCCGGCGGCCTGCTCATCGTCGAGACCGCCGCCCACGAAGTCCACGAGTGCGTGACGGTGCAGGTCACCGACGGCCGGGGGGAACCGGGTCCCCCGTTCCCGTGGGCGCGGATCGGCCCCCGCGCCCTGCGGTGGTGCGCGCGGGAGAGCGGGTGGGAGTGGTCGGAGGCCTGGCAGGTGCGGGGGCGCCGGTTCGCGGCACTGCGCGCGCCTCGGGGCAACCCGGCACCGGGACCCGTCCGTCCCGCGGTGACGGCGTGA
- a CDS encoding alpha/beta hydrolase, which yields MVAVCLAGSLVAPVPAAADERGGAPTTALEWGACPEDVPTGTYPLECATVPVPVDYDDPDGDRIEIMVSRLASTEPDQRRGVLLLNPGGPGGSGLSMPADLASLGVPASVLNSYDLIGMDTRGVGHSSAVSCGFTTDQEYFGNIPPYAVDETAVTEQAAVAEGVADQCARSDGNGLMRHISTANMARDLDRIRAALGEEEASFFGLSYGSALGAAYASMFPGSTDRIVLDSNIGDTFLDYDGMRRFALGFEETFPDFAAWAAERDGSYGLGGSPEQVRETYFETAERLDEEGPVAGVDGHVFRLAVFVGLYNERSYGRTAQLWQSVRLADEEAVRRHMEESGLGGAGAATGELWPSDNAWSVFLATTCNDVEWPEDLAAYQQGVAEDRERYPMYGAASANVMPCAYWNDAPSEPAVEITGEGPANVLIMQNLRDPATPHLGGVLLDEKFGQRSRLVSVDDSGHGAYVYGDNPCAWDVATSYLVDGEFPERDVSCGASGASGLGLDEEVQRSRTQTLDRLQDTA from the coding sequence ATGGTGGCGGTATGTCTGGCCGGTTCGCTGGTCGCCCCGGTGCCGGCGGCGGCCGACGAACGGGGCGGGGCGCCGACGACGGCACTGGAGTGGGGTGCCTGCCCCGAGGACGTCCCGACCGGGACGTACCCGTTGGAGTGCGCCACCGTGCCGGTGCCCGTGGACTACGACGACCCCGACGGCGACCGGATCGAGATCATGGTGTCGCGGCTGGCCAGCACGGAGCCGGACCAGAGGCGCGGCGTGCTGCTGCTCAACCCGGGCGGCCCGGGCGGGTCCGGGCTGTCGATGCCCGCGGACCTGGCCTCCCTGGGCGTGCCCGCCAGCGTCCTGAACAGCTACGACCTGATCGGCATGGACACCCGCGGGGTCGGGCACTCCTCCGCGGTGAGCTGCGGCTTCACCACCGACCAGGAGTACTTCGGCAACATCCCGCCCTACGCGGTCGACGAGACGGCGGTCACCGAGCAGGCCGCGGTCGCCGAGGGGGTCGCCGACCAGTGCGCGCGCAGCGACGGGAACGGGCTGATGCGCCACATCTCGACGGCCAACATGGCCCGCGACCTGGACCGGATCCGGGCCGCGCTGGGCGAGGAGGAGGCCAGCTTCTTCGGGCTGTCCTACGGGTCGGCGCTGGGCGCGGCCTACGCCTCGATGTTCCCCGGGAGCACCGACCGGATCGTGCTCGACAGCAACATCGGCGACACCTTCCTCGACTACGACGGCATGCGCAGGTTCGCCCTGGGCTTCGAGGAGACCTTCCCCGACTTCGCCGCGTGGGCGGCGGAGCGCGACGGCAGCTACGGCCTGGGCGGCTCTCCCGAACAGGTGCGGGAGACCTACTTCGAGACCGCCGAGCGGCTGGACGAGGAGGGCCCGGTGGCCGGTGTCGACGGCCACGTCTTCCGGCTGGCCGTCTTCGTGGGGCTGTACAACGAGCGGAGCTACGGGCGGACGGCGCAGCTGTGGCAGTCGGTGCGCCTCGCGGACGAGGAGGCGGTGCGGCGGCACATGGAGGAGAGCGGGCTCGGCGGCGCCGGGGCGGCGACGGGCGAGCTGTGGCCCTCCGACAACGCCTGGTCGGTGTTCCTCGCGACGACCTGCAACGACGTCGAGTGGCCCGAGGACCTGGCCGCGTACCAGCAGGGCGTGGCCGAGGACCGGGAGAGGTACCCGATGTACGGCGCGGCCAGCGCCAACGTCATGCCCTGCGCCTACTGGAACGACGCCCCGTCCGAACCCGCGGTGGAGATCACCGGGGAGGGTCCGGCCAACGTCCTCATCATGCAGAACCTGCGCGACCCGGCCACGCCGCACCTGGGCGGAGTGCTGCTGGACGAGAAGTTCGGTCAGCGTTCCCGGCTGGTGAGCGTCGACGACAGCGGTCACGGCGCCTACGTCTACGGCGACAACCCCTGCGCCTGGGACGTGGCCACGAGCTACCTGGTCGACGGCGAGTTCCCGGAGCGGGACGTCTCCTGCGGGGCGTCCGGGGCCTCCGGCCTGGGACTGGACGAGGAGGTCCAGCGCTCGCGGACCCAAACCCTCGACCGGCTCCAGGACACCGCCTGA
- a CDS encoding DUF2461 domain-containing protein: MDFTGFTEETFAFFDGLARDNSKDYFHGHHEVYVRAVREPARALAEALEEDFGPMKVGRPNRDVRFSHDKSPYKTHVGLVSQSQGPVGYYLQLGLEGLSVGAGYHAMSGAQVERYRDGVDDERQGPRLARIVDELTARGFDIVGDTLKTHPRGYSGDHPRVHLLRHRSLGAEHNVERSDVPLSAKLLDTVRADWRATGPLMDWLDRHVTS; this comes from the coding sequence ATAGACTTCACCGGCTTCACCGAGGAGACCTTCGCGTTCTTCGACGGCCTGGCCCGGGACAACTCCAAGGACTACTTCCACGGCCACCACGAGGTGTACGTGCGCGCGGTGCGAGAGCCCGCGCGCGCCCTGGCCGAGGCGCTGGAGGAGGACTTCGGCCCGATGAAGGTGGGCCGCCCCAACCGCGACGTGCGCTTCTCCCACGACAAGAGCCCGTACAAGACCCACGTGGGCCTGGTCAGCCAGTCCCAGGGGCCGGTCGGCTACTACCTCCAGCTCGGCCTGGAGGGGCTCTCGGTGGGCGCGGGCTACCACGCGATGTCGGGCGCGCAGGTGGAGCGCTACCGCGACGGCGTGGACGACGAGCGCCAGGGCCCGCGGCTGGCGCGGATCGTCGACGAGCTGACGGCCCGGGGCTTCGACATCGTCGGCGACACCCTCAAGACCCACCCGCGCGGGTACAGCGGCGACCACCCGCGCGTGCACCTGCTGCGCCACCGCTCCCTGGGGGCCGAGCACAACGTGGAGCGGTCGGACGTGCCGCTGTCCGCGAAGCTCCTGGACACCGTGCGCGCCGACTGGCGGGCCACCGGCCCCCTCATGGACTGGCTCGACCGGCACGTCACCAGCTGA
- a CDS encoding DUF6881 domain-containing protein has protein sequence MRYVKVAWIHDFSNEPVLYFSELDEGGYETRRVQIYRDGRAEWADEDFETGAVGLAEIPFPPVEEISIRGEFAAEEIGSEEFGRAWSEARSSS, from the coding sequence ATGAGATACGTCAAGGTCGCATGGATCCATGATTTTTCCAACGAGCCGGTGCTCTATTTTAGTGAACTCGACGAGGGCGGATACGAAACCCGCAGGGTCCAGATCTATCGAGACGGGAGAGCCGAGTGGGCGGATGAAGATTTTGAGACCGGGGCCGTTGGTCTTGCGGAAATACCGTTCCCCCCTGTCGAAGAGATTTCCATCAGGGGAGAATTCGCTGCCGAGGAGATCGGCTCTGAGGAGTTCGGTCGCGCTTGGAGCGAAGCCCGTTCGAGTTCTTGA
- a CDS encoding MFS transporter, translating into MSGSQRPPLWLLALALAAFAVQTDDFIIIGVLPSIAFDVDVSEAAAGQLVTVYSLVYALTAPLWAVLFARISRRRALFWALAVFTAANVVVPLVDGYLPLVALRVVAALAAAVVLPASLAIASTQAPPERRGRYLATVMTGLTGAILIGVPLGTWIGALLGWQATFVFGGLLGLASLALAARALPAGADGTDQEPQAPADLVRPLVNRTVAVVLAITVLTVAGNLAFQTYIAVVLSGLSGVTPALLAVLLVCSGVGGLLGTQASGRLVDRLGPFRAFLCAVVLFCLTMSAMALLWLVAPVPVWAVVPLLMVWSAAAWAVPPSLQTLMLDRAGTRAASQAMAVHSSSVYVGAALGGVLGGAAVAMSPGLVPAAAAAAAGLGLGLSALIRRAPARADA; encoded by the coding sequence ATGAGTGGTTCCCAACGGCCTCCCCTGTGGCTCCTCGCCCTGGCACTGGCCGCCTTCGCGGTCCAGACGGACGACTTCATCATCATCGGCGTGCTCCCCTCGATCGCCTTCGATGTGGACGTGTCGGAGGCCGCGGCCGGACAGCTCGTCACCGTCTACTCCCTCGTCTACGCGCTCACCGCACCCCTGTGGGCGGTCCTGTTCGCCCGGATCTCCCGCAGACGGGCCCTGTTCTGGGCCCTGGCCGTGTTCACGGCCGCCAACGTGGTCGTCCCGCTCGTCGACGGCTACCTCCCGCTCGTGGCCCTGCGGGTCGTGGCGGCGCTGGCGGCGGCGGTGGTCCTGCCCGCCTCCCTGGCGATCGCGAGCACACAGGCCCCGCCCGAGCGCAGGGGCCGCTACCTGGCCACCGTCATGACGGGCCTGACCGGCGCCATCCTGATCGGCGTCCCCCTCGGGACGTGGATCGGCGCCCTGCTGGGCTGGCAGGCGACCTTCGTGTTCGGCGGGCTCCTGGGACTGGCCTCCCTCGCCCTCGCCGCCCGCGCCCTGCCCGCCGGGGCGGACGGTACCGACCAGGAACCCCAAGCCCCGGCGGACCTCGTCCGCCCTCTGGTCAACCGGACCGTGGCCGTCGTCCTGGCGATCACCGTCCTGACCGTGGCCGGAAACCTCGCCTTCCAGACCTACATCGCGGTCGTCCTCTCCGGGCTCTCCGGCGTCACCCCCGCCCTGTTGGCGGTGCTGCTGGTGTGCTCCGGCGTCGGCGGCCTGCTCGGCACGCAGGCGTCGGGCCGCCTGGTGGACCGCCTCGGGCCCTTCCGCGCCTTCCTGTGCGCCGTCGTGCTCTTCTGCCTGACGATGTCCGCCATGGCCCTGCTGTGGCTGGTGGCCCCGGTGCCCGTGTGGGCGGTGGTGCCCCTGCTCATGGTCTGGTCAGCCGCCGCGTGGGCGGTGCCGCCGAGCCTGCAGACGCTCATGCTCGACCGGGCGGGTACACGCGCCGCCTCGCAGGCCATGGCGGTGCACAGCAGTTCGGTGTACGTCGGGGCGGCCCTGGGCGGAGTGCTCGGCGGCGCGGCGGTCGCCATGAGCCCCGGCCTGGTCCCGGCCGCCGCCGCTGCGGCCGCCGGGCTTGGTCTCGGGCTCAGCGCGCTGATCCGCCGCGCCCCCGCCAGAGCCGACGCCTGA
- a CDS encoding TetR/AcrR family transcriptional regulator: MPRIADPRRRRDVVDAVIGQLSRTGIGNFSLRALAEGLGQSTRVLTHHFADKDALVAAVLERLDEQQHEALRATPGWEDPSVPVGAIVRSTWERNLGSGEVATTRLIREIEGLAASGRLPCPVPGFARRRAEFVAACLAARGLDPKAALVHATVLNAAFAGLETDFLITGDRERTEAALEDLCAWIDSRVAGARPGG, translated from the coding sequence ATGCCACGGATCGCGGACCCGCGCCGTCGCCGGGACGTCGTCGACGCGGTGATCGGCCAGCTCTCCCGCACGGGCATCGGTAACTTCTCGCTGCGGGCCCTGGCCGAGGGGCTCGGGCAGAGCACCCGTGTGCTCACCCACCACTTCGCGGACAAGGACGCCCTCGTCGCCGCCGTGCTGGAACGGCTGGACGAGCAGCAGCACGAGGCCCTGCGCGCCACCCCGGGCTGGGAGGACCCCTCCGTGCCGGTCGGCGCCATCGTCCGCTCCACGTGGGAGCGCAACCTCGGCTCCGGTGAGGTGGCCACGACCCGCCTGATCCGCGAGATCGAGGGCCTGGCCGCCAGCGGCAGGCTTCCGTGCCCGGTGCCGGGCTTCGCCCGCAGGCGCGCGGAGTTCGTCGCGGCGTGCCTGGCCGCGCGCGGCCTGGACCCCAAGGCGGCCCTCGTGCACGCCACCGTGCTCAACGCCGCCTTCGCCGGTCTGGAGACCGACTTCCTCATCACCGGTGACCGGGAGCGGACCGAGGCCGCCCTGGAGGACCTGTGCGCCTGGATCGACTCCCGCGTGGCCGGAGCACGACCCGGCGGGTGA
- a CDS encoding DUF4040 family protein → MLLLLLAVLTVTTLLVPLLGRPLGRAAGWPIALVLALAALWVGARGPSLWNHDRVLEASLPWMPALGVGLHLRMDGLAWLFCVLVLGVGALVMAYSTRYFPPGRRTGFYVLMSAFALAMTGLVLADDVVLLFVFWELTTICSFHLIGLSGPGASRPAVRTFLLTAMGGLALLTAVVLLWVRTGTTRLSAILGDPSWTQDTAFTGTVAVLVVIAVFTKSAQFPFHYWLPDAMAASTPVSAYLHAAAMVKAGVYLAMRFSPAFADTPLWGTTLVVAGLTTAVVGAVLALRRHDLKELTAYSTVSQLGFLVAVIGVGTPQALVAAVVHTAAHALFKSALFMSVGVIDHQTGTRDLRELGGLRRAMPVTAAVSALAALSMAGVPPLLGFVSKENLFEALLQTPGPAWAGPVAGAVAVVAASLTFAYAFRFVYLAFGGSGRRRPDREPPREAGALLLAAPVVTAAAGLVLGLGATALNPAVSWAAGDAVLAPADSHLALWHGLNPALGMSAAALLLGALLTWASRSGEKLAGRRFLPVRGTGVFERVHAAVIALGTRVGDLTRTDAPTRHLAVPFVMLIALAAVVCALGLDYGLPPAPTSRALDWLLVALVAVAVLTSVVTRSRMAALALVGVAGFATALWFVFLGAVDVALTQLLVETLTVVVAVLVLRRFPREFHRVRRSRTALTAAVALAAGTVAGLGAYLLTGRRELSGVSDYLLSHAPEDTGGTNVVNTILVDYRALDTLGELTVLGVAGLIIIAVLRSSGLTANGEVSPRVAGTNPVWDADDNTVIMRTVARWLIPLLVLWSLYLLLRGHNAPGGGFIAGLVGGSAFALAYLTAPSASAARIRLAYPAFIAAGVLTAAATGLLGYADGSFLRPLHAEIPLPWGGYYHFTSALVFDVGVYLAVVGVLLTALNQLGLPRSGRKSPPEPDTHRTHDPVQHGPATGGTR, encoded by the coding sequence GTGCTGCTGCTCCTCCTTGCCGTACTCACCGTCACCACCCTGCTCGTCCCGCTGCTGGGACGCCCGCTGGGCCGCGCCGCGGGGTGGCCCATCGCCCTGGTGCTGGCCCTGGCGGCCCTGTGGGTCGGCGCCCGGGGACCCTCCCTGTGGAACCACGACCGGGTCCTGGAGGCGTCCCTGCCCTGGATGCCCGCCCTCGGCGTGGGCCTGCACCTGCGCATGGACGGCCTGGCCTGGCTGTTCTGCGTGCTCGTGCTCGGCGTGGGCGCCCTGGTCATGGCCTACTCCACCCGCTACTTCCCGCCCGGGCGCAGGACCGGCTTCTACGTCCTGATGAGCGCCTTCGCCCTGGCGATGACCGGTCTGGTCCTGGCCGACGACGTGGTCCTGCTCTTCGTCTTCTGGGAGCTGACCACGATCTGCTCCTTCCACCTGATCGGACTGTCCGGACCGGGCGCCTCACGACCGGCCGTGCGCACGTTCCTGCTCACCGCCATGGGCGGCCTGGCGCTGCTGACCGCGGTGGTGCTGCTGTGGGTGCGCACCGGGACCACCCGCCTCAGCGCGATCCTGGGCGACCCGTCCTGGACCCAGGACACCGCCTTCACCGGCACCGTGGCGGTGCTGGTGGTCATCGCGGTGTTCACCAAGTCGGCCCAGTTCCCCTTCCACTACTGGCTGCCCGACGCCATGGCCGCGAGCACCCCGGTGAGCGCCTACCTGCACGCGGCGGCGATGGTCAAGGCCGGCGTCTACCTGGCGATGCGCTTCTCACCGGCCTTCGCGGACACGCCGCTGTGGGGTACCACCCTGGTCGTCGCCGGCCTGACCACCGCCGTGGTCGGCGCCGTGCTGGCCCTGCGACGGCACGACCTGAAGGAGCTCACCGCCTACTCCACGGTCAGCCAACTCGGCTTCCTCGTCGCCGTCATCGGTGTGGGGACCCCGCAGGCGCTCGTCGCCGCCGTCGTGCACACCGCGGCCCACGCCCTGTTCAAGTCGGCGCTGTTCATGTCGGTGGGCGTGATCGACCACCAGACGGGAACCCGGGACCTGCGTGAACTCGGCGGTCTGCGCCGGGCGATGCCCGTCACCGCGGCGGTGAGCGCGCTCGCCGCCCTGTCCATGGCCGGGGTCCCCCCTCTCCTGGGGTTCGTCAGCAAGGAGAACCTCTTCGAGGCGCTTCTCCAGACACCGGGGCCCGCCTGGGCCGGTCCGGTCGCCGGGGCCGTCGCGGTCGTGGCGGCGTCGTTGACCTTCGCCTACGCCTTCCGCTTCGTGTACCTGGCCTTCGGCGGGAGCGGCAGACGCCGTCCCGACCGGGAACCGCCCCGGGAGGCGGGCGCGCTCCTCCTGGCCGCCCCCGTGGTCACCGCGGCGGCGGGCCTGGTCCTGGGGCTGGGAGCCACGGCGCTGAACCCGGCCGTCTCCTGGGCGGCCGGCGACGCGGTCCTGGCTCCCGCGGACTCCCACCTGGCGCTGTGGCACGGACTCAACCCGGCCCTGGGGATGTCGGCCGCCGCCCTGCTCCTGGGCGCCCTCCTGACCTGGGCCTCCCGCTCCGGGGAGAAACTCGCCGGGCGCCGGTTCCTCCCCGTCCGGGGCACAGGCGTCTTCGAACGCGTGCACGCGGCGGTCATCGCCCTGGGAACGCGCGTGGGCGACCTGACCCGCACCGACGCGCCCACCCGCCACCTGGCCGTGCCGTTCGTCATGCTCATCGCGCTCGCCGCCGTGGTCTGCGCTCTCGGACTGGACTACGGGCTGCCGCCCGCTCCCACCTCACGCGCGCTGGACTGGCTCCTGGTGGCGTTGGTGGCGGTCGCGGTGCTCACCTCGGTGGTGACCCGCTCGCGGATGGCCGCCCTGGCCCTGGTCGGGGTCGCCGGGTTCGCCACCGCGCTGTGGTTCGTCTTCCTCGGCGCCGTCGACGTGGCGCTGACCCAGTTGCTGGTGGAGACCCTGACGGTGGTCGTGGCGGTCCTGGTGCTGCGCCGGTTCCCCCGCGAGTTCCACCGGGTCCGCCGCTCACGCACCGCCCTCACCGCGGCGGTCGCCCTGGCCGCGGGGACCGTGGCGGGACTGGGCGCCTACCTGCTCACCGGCCGCAGGGAGCTCTCCGGGGTCAGCGACTACCTGCTCTCCCACGCGCCCGAGGACACCGGCGGCACCAACGTGGTCAACACGATCCTGGTCGACTACCGGGCCCTGGACACACTGGGCGAACTCACCGTCCTGGGGGTGGCCGGCCTGATCATCATCGCCGTCCTGCGCTCGTCCGGTCTCACCGCGAACGGCGAGGTCTCCCCCCGCGTGGCCGGGACCAACCCGGTCTGGGACGCCGACGACAACACCGTCATCATGCGCACCGTGGCGCGCTGGCTCATCCCGCTGCTGGTGCTGTGGTCGCTCTACCTCCTGCTGCGGGGCCACAACGCCCCGGGCGGGGGCTTCATCGCCGGACTGGTCGGCGGTTCGGCCTTCGCCCTGGCCTACCTGACCGCGCCCAGCGCCTCGGCGGCCCGCATCCGCCTGGCCTACCCGGCCTTCATCGCCGCGGGCGTCCTCACCGCCGCGGCCACCGGGCTGCTCGGCTACGCCGACGGGTCCTTCCTGCGGCCCCTGCACGCCGAGATCCCCCTGCCCTGGGGCGGTTACTACCACTTCACCAGCGCGCTCGTCTTCGACGTGGGCGTCTACCTGGCCGTGGTCGGCGTGCTGCTGACCGCGCTCAACCAGCTGGGGCTGCCCCGGAGCGGGCGTAAGAGCCCCCCGGAGCCCGACACGCACCGCACACACGACCCCGTCCAGCACGGTCCGGCCACCGGAGGCACCCGATGA
- a CDS encoding sodium:proton antiporter — protein sequence MTLAITIGVLTAGAVYLILQRGMVRVVLGFVLLSHGVNLLLMSAGGAFRRGEPLLGRDTGAAMADPLPQAFVLTAIVIAFSITIYMLALAATGESDDTEDAS from the coding sequence ATGACCCTGGCCATCACGATCGGCGTCCTGACCGCCGGAGCCGTCTACCTGATCCTGCAACGCGGCATGGTCCGCGTCGTCCTGGGCTTCGTCCTGCTCAGCCACGGGGTCAACCTCCTGCTGATGTCGGCGGGCGGCGCCTTCCGCCGGGGCGAACCCCTGTTGGGGCGGGACACCGGCGCCGCCATGGCCGACCCCCTGCCCCAGGCGTTCGTGCTCACGGCGATCGTCATCGCCTTCTCCATCACCATCTACATGCTCGCCCTCGCCGCGACCGGTGAGAGCGACGACACCGAGGACGCCTCATGA